In one Apostichopus japonicus isolate 1M-3 chromosome 18, ASM3797524v1, whole genome shotgun sequence genomic region, the following are encoded:
- the LOC139958786 gene encoding carbonyl reductase [NADPH] 1-like, which produces MAKVAVVSGSNKGIGFACVRALCKQLKDDNAVYLTARNPELGKKAVADLEKEGLKPRFHQLDITKRESVQALRDHLKKEHGGLDILINNAGFAYKMNDTTPGPEQSKVSCEINYFGSAMVYDILSPILRSNARVVNVSSLSAQFAYDTLGEPVKEAFRNAATREELDALVNKYVEVVASGEAEKHGFTPSTRYGFSKLGLSALTRIQNSEVQKDSSRPGINVYSVCPGYVATDMSSYKGHKTPDEGAVTLVWLALRPQGDKTGAGEFYSDGKVSKIFK; this is translated from the exons GTCAGCGGATCCAACAAGGGCATTGGTTTTGCTTGTGTAAGAGCTCTTTGCAAGCAGCTTAAAGATGACAATGCTGTTTACCTGACTGCCAGAAATCCAGAGCTCGGCAAGAAGGCCGTGGCTGACCTCGAGAAGGAAGGACTAAAGCCACGATTTCATCAGTTAGATATCACAAAACGAGAATCAGTACAGGCCCTGAGGGACCATCTCAAAAAAGAACATGGTGGGCTGGATATTCTCATTAATAATGCTGGTTTTGCATATAAA ATGAATGATACTACACCAGGCCCTGAACAATCTAAAGTCTCTTGTGAAATCAACTACTTTGGTTCTGCCATGGTTTACGACATCTTGTCACCAATTTTACGTTCTAATGCGAG AGTGGTGAATGTATCCAGTTTGTCTGCTCAGTTTGCATATGACACTCTTGGTGAGCCAGTGAAAGAAGCATTTAGGAATGCTGCTACTCGTGAGGAACTTGATGCACTTGTCAACAAATACGTTGA GGTGGTGGCGTCTGGCGAGGCAGAGAAGCATGGTTTCACACCTTCGACCCGTTACGGGTTCTCCAAACTTGGACTTTCTGCATTAACTAGGATTCAAAACAGCGAGGTACAGAAGGACTCAAGCAGACCAGGAATTAATGTTTATTCA GTTTGTCCGGGGTATGTAGCTACTGATATGTCGAGCTACAAGGGTCACAAGACACCAGACGAGGGCGCTGTTACACTTGTCTGGTTAGCTTTACGACCGCAAGGAGACAAAACAGGAGCTGGAGAATTCTACTCAGATGGGAAAGTTTCGAAAATATTCAAGTGA